CCCCGTGCCCCTCCCCGTGTCCCCCAAGACCCCACGTCCCCCCATCTCCTCCCTGTTCCCCCACATCCCACATCCCCCCACGTCTAAGCTCCGTCCCTGCCCCCCGTATCACCCCCACATTGTCTCCTGCCCCCCATATCCCCCCACATCGCTGCCTGCCCCCTACGTCCCCAAGCTGGCCCACACcgcccttcctctcctcccccccacgtccccccatatcgccccacagcccctcctgccccccacgtccccaggtccccccatccccctttccctcctgccccccaagtccccccccacgcccccccgTACCGACGAATctccgggcggcggcggggtcGTGCCGCCGGCGCCAGCCGTGGGGCCAGCCCATCAGGACGGCGTTGGGGCGCAGGGCCCCCAGGCCGCAGCCCTGCACCAGcgccgccagccccggcccccgccccggcgccaCCAGCACCTGCACGaagccccgcgcccccgcgccCGCCAGCCCCGCCCGCAGCgcctgggggggccgggggagatgggggtcagggtgggggggagcaCCCCCCGTAGGGACCCTGCCCCATAGGAACCCTGATCTATAGGGACTCACTTGCATAGGGACCCACCCCATAGAGAACCAGAACCATAAGGACCCACCCATAGACAGATCCATAGAGACCCACCCCATAGAGAGACACATCCGTAGGGACCCACCTCCATAGGGATCCACCCCCATAGGGACCCTGACCCACAGGGACCCGTGTCTTTGGGGAAACCCAGCCATCCAGCGGGACCCACCAGCCCCATAGGGACCCAGAGATCCCCCCCCGACGTGGACCCAACTCCATAGAAACGCAGATCTATAGGGACCCAGCCCCATAGGGACCCTGACCCACAGGGACCTGTGTCTTTGGGGAAACCCAGCCATCCAGTGGGACCCACCAGCCCCATAGGGACCCATAGATCCCCCCCCCCGACGCGGACCCAGCTCCACAGGGACCCAGGTGCTTGGGcagccccacagggacccccagTGGGGCGCTCACCTGCTCAGCGGCGCGGGCACGGGGCTGGTCCTGGGGCAGGTCCCCGGGGATGACGGAGCCGACGACCGTCAGCCCCTTGCCCGCCTGCAGCTGGGCGgccagggccagcagctggggctgcgTGGCCCGCAGCTCCTCGTCCAGcttcagcagcaccagcagctgcgGCCTGCGAAGACGGTTGGGGCGGTGTCTGCGACCCACGGCGGGACCCACGGCCTCCGGGACACCGCCGAGCGTGGGGTGCTCACCTCCagctcggggcggggggctgcccgTCCTCCAGGCGCAGGAGGGCGAAGCGCGCGGCGCTGAGGGAgaggccccgcagcccctcgccCCACTCGCTCTGCGCCCTGCGGGGACGAGGGGGGGCCGTAAGGGACCCCGGCGCCCGGCGGGGGACCCCCGGGaccgcccccccggccccccgctcACCCGCGGTACTCCAGGTACTTGTAGGCGGTGGCCCCGATGCCCAGGGCCAGGAGGGCGCAGTACCAGCAGGTCACCAGCATCAGCCCCAGGCACAGCCCGGCCCCCGCCAGCGACACCCCCCTGGGGGGGACGACACCCAGGCGTCGGTGGGGACCCCGctgcgcggggagggggctcccCGCGCCCCGGGCGCTCACCAGTGGTAGAGGCGGCAGCGGGGGCTCCAGCCGGGCGTGGGCAGCAGCCCTTGCAGGGCGCAGGCCAGGTTGACCCCCAGGTAGGACGTCAGCCAGAACCtgcatgggagggagggaggggggggaaagacGACGCGCGACGATCGCATGGCGGCGCGACCTCACCACGCGGCACCGCGAGGCCGGGGCGTGTCACCGCACACGGAGAGGACGGGcgccagcaggtcgagggagcCGAGGAGGACGCCCAGCTCGGCCACCGCCGCCGTCGCCGCCAGGGGCCAGAGCCGCCCCCGCCCCAGCGCctgcggggagaggagggggcgCGGTGAGAGCCGGCGGCGAGGCGCGGGCCAGGGCGGCGCTatggggcagggcggggggcaCTCAcgtggggcagaggcagggcgCGGGTCCGGGCCAGCCCCCGCAGCAGCCGGCTGCCCCCCAGCAGCGCCTGcagcccggcccccgccgccgaCAGCAGGGCCCCGGCCAGCGGCACCCAGGGGGACGGCCACGAGGCTGCCCCCGCCACCGGCGTCCCCCGCAGAGACCCGCCGAACCTGGGGGGGGCGCAGAGGTGTCACCAGGGGGTgggggacacacgggggggacagcagggacaccccccccGGGGCCACTCACTTGTCGCGCAGCAGCTGCCCCTCGACGGaggcccccagcagcagggccgCGCTCAGGTCTGCGCTGTCAAGGAAACGCCCCCCCAAGACACCCGCACCCCTGCCCCAAAACGGGGTGACCCCCCCCGGGTGACCCCCCAACCAGGGTACACCCCGTACATGGGGGTCGCTGCTCCCCAAAACCCCCCGGAGTGCCCCAAAACACCCCCCCCTTCCTCCAGGCGCTCCCTCGCCTTCAGGAGGACGCCAGTTCCAGGCTGCCCCCCGCCCACCCAAACCCCCCCCAGGTTTCGGGGTCCCCCCATACGTTGTGGGGCGGATGCAGCCCAGGGCGGTGGCCAGGGCGGCCCCCAGGCTCCCGGCCGGGACGGAGCGGGCGACGTCGCGGAGCTCCCCGAAGTggctgcagccccacagcacccctgcACCCGGACACCCGGCTCCACTCCCTGGTCGTCGTCGTCGTCCCCGTCCCTCCCCGGGTCCCACCCGCAGTCCCCCGGGATCCACCCCACGCTTGGGGGGCCCACCCCACGTGCCTGGGTCCCCCTCCTGCACACCCGGGTCCCTCTCGGGATGCTGAGGTCCCCTCCTcggacccctgggtcccccccaaACGCCCGGGTCCCCCCCAAACGCCCGGGTCCCCCCCCAGACGCCGGGGTCCCCCACTCACCCGAGGCGGTGGGCAGGCTCAGACCCAGCAGGACGCCGAAGGAGGAGTCGTCGTCATCATCCtcggccccgcccggcccctcccccagccccgcctcGGGGGGGCGGGGCCACAGGTTACCTGTGGGGCGGGGTGGGGGCACGCCTGGGTCCCGCCCGTCCGTGCCCCCCCAGCCTCCATACCCTTGAGGTGgccccctgccccgccccgcccccctGCCACACCCTTGCCACGCCCCCCCACGCCGACTCACGCGCCAGCAGGCGTGCGCTGGGCCCCGGGAAGGCCGGCCGCGCCCCCTGGGTGCCGTTGCCCCCCgcgccgtggggctgggctgtggggcagggttGGAGGCGGCCGCCAGGCTGGGCGGGCAGGCAGAGCCTGGGAGGGGAGAAGGCCGTCAGCGCCTCGTTAGCGTGTCATTTGCatagagagggagaggggaggggggcaaCTCACGTGtggggggccccccccggcaGGGCGGCTCGCAGcgcccctgcctgcagccccagcagggccagcagcagcccggcAGGGCCCAGGGGGGCGGCacgggcggcgggcggggcggcggcccccagccccagcaggccCAGCAGCCCCGCCCCGTAGCCCCGCCCGTTGTTCAGCcggcccccgcggccccgccccggcagcACAGCCGCCTGGGGAGCCACATACACCTGCGGCGGCGAGAGGGAGGGGTGAGAGAGCCCCAGGCTGCGCCCTCACCCACCCGgctccgcccgcccggccccacCCATTGGCAAGAGGCCACACCCCCCGGTTGCCCTGGCCCAGGAGGTCCCCACCCCTTCAAGACGGCCACGCCCCCGATAGCCCCTCCCATTTGCCCTGGCTGGGAAAGCCCCACCCCTCCAAGCCGGcccctccctctcccagggAGCCCCGCCTACTCCAGCAGGGTCCCTCCaggcccctcccctcccaccagGCCCCACCCACCACCTCCCCACTTGGCCACGCCCCCTCCCCTGTGGCCACACCCCACCCGGCCCCACCCCTCGGGGGACCCCGACCCACCAGCAGGATCTCGGCGGCCCccagggcggcggcggcggcggcgaagGCGGCGCTGAGGAAGGCGCAgagccccacggcccccccgGCCTCGGGGCCCAGCGCCCCCGACAGCAGCCCCAGGGGACAGCCCCCTGCCACGCCCACCCGTGATGTCagcggggggcggggcggggggtccccCGTACTCCACGGCCCCCTCCCCCCATCCCCCCGCACTCACCGGGGTCGAGGCCGTTGGTGGCGATGGCGCTCAGGGACACGGCGGTCAGCACGGTCTGCGGGGGGATGTGACCTCTGACCCCGTGACCCCTGCGATGCTTGACCCCTCCCCTGAACCACCAAGCATGGCCCTGGCTTGACCCCAGGCCCACCACCCCCTGTGACACCTGGTGTGACCCTGGGGCATCACCCGTGACCCCAGGCATGACCCCTGACCCCACATGCAACCCCAGGTGTGACCCCTGCACCAGACACGACCCCAGGCATGACCCCTGACCCTACATGCAACCCCAGGTGTGACCCCTCAACCAGACACGACCCCAGGCATGACCCCTGACCCTACATGCAACCCCAGGTGTGACCCCTGAACCAGACACGACCTCAGGCATGACCCCTGACCCTACATGCAACCCCAGGTGTGACCCCTGAACCAGACACGACCCCAGGCATGACCCCGACCCTACATGCAACCCCAGGTGTGACCCCTGCACCAGACATGACCCCAGGCCATGACCCGTGACCCTGGTTGCAACCCCAGGTGTGACCTCTGACCCCAGCTGTGGCCCCCGGGTGCGCCCCCGACCCCAAACGTGACCCCTGACCCCAGGGCACGACCCCCGACCCCCTctcccacagccccccaggACAAAGCCGAGAGCAGCGCCCCCGggggcaccccccacccctcgCGACCCTGGGTGGCAACCCCTGCCCCCCGCCCATGACCCCCGAACCCCCCCAACCGCGACCCCCGACCCCACTCACGCAGGCGCCGAGCAGGAGGCCGATGGCGGAGGCCTGCAGGACCCCCCCGGTGCCCACCACCCAGGGCAGCCgcagcaccagcaccagccccagcagcgtCTGCAGGGCGGGCGCCGCCACCCCCCGCAGCGTCCCCAGGAGGCGCCGCTGCGCCCGGCGCAGGGGCCCGTCACGCCGGGGacggggcagggggctgccccTCCCGACGCCCGGGCCCCCGACCCCTTcctcacccccctccccaaacaccCCGGTGTCCCCCAGACCCCTGGGTCCCCAAACTGGACACCCGGGTGCCCCGACCCCTTCCTCACCCCCCCACAACACCGGGGTCCCCCCCCAGATGCCGGGGTCCCCCGACCCCTTCCTCATCCCCCCCCAAACACCCGGGTCCCCCCCAAACCGCTGGgtcccccccagaccccccaaCCCCTTCGTCATCCCCCCCCAAACAACCAGGTCCCCCCCAAACCGCTGGGTCCCCCCCAGGCCCCCAGGTCCCCCGACCCCTTCCTCATCCCCCCCCAACACCGGGGtccccccccggacccccaggtcccccaACCCCTTCCTCATCCCCCCCCAAACACCGGGGTCCCCCCCCGGTCCCCTGACCCCTTTCTCACTCCCCCCAACACCGGGGTCCCCCCCTGGACCCCCGGGtcccctgacaccccccccgACACCGGGGTCCCCTCACCGGGGCGTGGCCGTCCTCACTGTCGGGGCTGAGGGCGCTGTAGGGGGCGATGCGGCGCAGGAGGGCGGGGACGCGGGGGCGGGTGGCCAGCTCCTCCtgcgggggaggggggggcgcgCTAACGAGGAGGCCCCTAACGAGGGCGAGGGCGGGGGGGAGGTGCTAAGGAGGCGGCCGAGGCCTCACCTCGAAGAGCGCCAGGTTCCGGTCACAGGCCAGGCCGGCCTcggggagggcggggcgggcaggggccccgccccccggccccaccCCACCACACCCACGGGCGGGGCCATGGGGAGGGGGCGTGGTCTCCtcgctggggctggggctggtgtcggaggggggggggccgggagcTGGAGGGGGAGGGGGGCTCCGGGCTGCTCTCCGAGGgctccgcccccccccgccaggccctcgccccccgccccgcccccgaCATGGTGACGTCACCGAGGTCGTCACCGAGGTCGTCAGGGCGGCGGCCAGCGACACGCAATGAGGTCACCGACACCTGCGGGGGGGACAGAGGATGAGAGAGAGGAAGCACCCGGACGGcctgatggggggggggggggcacagcatTTTGGGGGAAATACAGACGCTTTGGGGGCAGACGGGGATTTGGGCaggaaaatatacttttttgggggggaaacgGCCATTCTGGGGGCAAAATAGCTTTATTGTCACAGGGAAAAGGGTTTTTGGGGGGAAACAGCCATTTAGGGGGAACTGGCCATttcgggggaaaaaaacagctgtttgagggagaaacagctttttttttttttgcaaagaaaatggcattttgggagaagaaagagcagTTCCTGGGGGAAATAGCCATTTTGGGAGGAAACGCAAATTTGGGGGggaatagcattttttttttcagggagaaaAGCATTTGCGGGGAAATAGCAACTTCCAGGGGGGAAAATAACCCTCTTGGAAGACAAATAGgtattttggggggagaagTTGCCATTCTGGGGGCAAGTAGCCTGTTTTTGTGGGGAAATTGCTATTTTTTGCAGGGAAAAGGAATTGCAGGCAGGGGGAGATGAATTTTAGTGAGAGAAATAGCCTTTTTTGCAGcgaaaaaaatgcttttttggggggaatcAGCCATTTCTAAGAGGAAAGTAGCCATTGGGGGGACAAAATGTGCGTTTTGGGGGAGACGGGCATTTTGGGGGCAAAATAACCTTTTTTGAGAGGGAATAGACtttggggggggaaggcagTCATTTTGGGGGGAACGAGCACTTTGCCGCAGGGAGCGCCATTCCGTCACAGAATCTGCCACTTCGGGGGATGAAATagacatttttatgaaaaaacacCACATTTCAGGCAAAAGAAACCcactttcagaggaaaaaaccccaccgcTTTGCGGAAAAACGACCGTTTTTTTGAAAGAAGCCAACGGATGAGGGATCGAGTGCCAGTTTGTAGGATGGGAGCGTGGATCTGCcggagggcaggaaggctccgcagagggatcCGGAGAGGCTGCGGCGACGGGGTTCAGCCCGGCAATCAACTGCCCGAACGGGGCTTGTGGGGAGCTGGGTGCGCGTCTCTCCTCCCAAGGGACAAGCGATAGGACGGGAGAAAACGGCCTCAAGctgtaccaggggaggtttaggctgggtattaggaaaaatctcttcatgGAAAGGGTTGTCGgacactggaacgggctgcccagggaggtggcggagTCACCGTCCccggaggtatttaaaagacgcgTGGAGGAGGCGCTTGGGGACGCGGTTTAGCGGTGGACGTGGCAGGGTCAGGTTTACGGCTGGACTCGGcgatcttgaaggtcttttcccTCACCTAAACGACGCCGTGATGCTGTTTCAGGAGAGGAACGGCCGGTTTGTGACAGACGCGGCCACTgctctggggaggaaaaaaggcgCTTCGGAGCAAAAAGAGCCGCTCTGAGAAGAAAACCCCCAGTTCATGGCAAAATAAAAGTCactttgggggggaaaaaatgccatTCCTGGGGATGAACAGCTGTTTTGTGGCACAACTCAATCCTTTGTGGCAAAAGCTGGCGTTTTAGTAGAGAATCTGTTgctttgaggggaaaaaaggaactgGGGGGGGGAAACATTTTGGGGGAGGGGAAGCCATTTTGGGGGGAGGAACTTACCGCCATGGggggtaaaaaaaccccacgttACAGGAAAAATACCCaccttgctgggaaaaaaacaatcctggaggaaaaaaaaggtcattttgggggaaaaacagCCACTTTGCAGCAGAAACCCAGAGTTTGCTTGAGGCTTTGAGGGGAAAACCGACGCTCTGGGGGAAAAtgggtgttttgggggaaaaggggtgctcgggggggaaaaagggCTGTTTTGGGGGGGAACCTGATGATCTGAGGGGAAGAAGGGCTGCTCGGGGGGGGAACCGACGCTTCGCGGGAAAAACGGCCGCtctgaggggagaaaaacagcagttttgGGGAAACCCCCCCCCCGAACCCAGGGCTCACCACCCCGCCAGGAGCCCGCCCCCCTCCTCGCCCGCTTTTGGGGCCAAACTCCCCCTTTTCGGGCCGCTGCAGACCCACACCTCCCCCCAGGGACGccacccccccccacacacacctttTGGGCCGAATTCCCCCCGCTTCGGGGCACCGCCCAGCCCCCGCCGCTCCTGGGCTCCCCCCCTCTCAGCTTTCCCCGTCATTTTGGGGCAAAAACCCGCCGCTCCGGGGCcgcccgcgctgagggcgggAAGGGCCGCGCCGTACCTGAGGGGGAaaggcgggaggggcgggcacccgcccgccgccgccgccgccgccacgcCCACTGGCTGCCGcaggggcggggccgccgcaggggcggggcggccgcagGGGAGGGCGGGGCTTCGACTGGGCGGGGCGCAGAGCGGGAGGGGCGGAGACTCGGGGTGGGGGCGTGACCGGGGCGCGGCGTAGAAGAGAGCGCCGGCCAGCGCGGGGGCGTGGCTTGGACGGCGGGGGCGGCGCTCCCCGCGGGCTGcagcggggagggcggggcttGGGGAAGGGGCGTGGCCGAGCGGGTCCCTGTGTCCCGTgtgtcgtgtcccccccccccaacaccaCGCGGAGCCGTTTCCGTCTCAAGGGTTTATTCCGCCACCGCGGCTCCCCGCTCAGAGGAGCGGCCGCGCCCGCTGGGTGGGCAGGACGCCGAACCGCCGCTTCAGGGCCAGGCGGTGCCGGGAGAACTTGTCGTCGGGAGAGAAGCGGGCCGGGTGGGCCGAGCGGGTGGGCTGCCCCGCCGGGGACACCTTCTGCGGGGAGGGAAAGGGGCGGGTGAGAGCGGGCCGCGACCCGCGGAGCCCTCCCGGAGCCGCCGCGGCCTCCCCCACTCCCCGGGTACCTTCAGGGTGTAGACGCGCTCGCCGCGCTCATCGTTGTAGCACTGCAGGAACatggcgccgccgccgccgccgcgcagaGCACCACGGGAAGGGGCGGTGCCGCGCGGGGCACCACGGGAAGGGGCGGGCTGGGCGCTGAGGCGCGGGGGGCGATGGGAAATGCAGTCCTGCGGAGGGGGGTACGGGGTCGGGGTGGAGGGGACCGGGGCGGGGGAGACGCACCCCGCCGAGCGGCGCCCCATGGGCGCGGCTGTCGAGGTCTTTGAGCGGTCTTCGTCGGGTTCCGGGACGCCGGGGTCCTCCCCGCGAGCGGCCCCGCCCCGTGAGCTTTGGACTTCGCCCTCACCGGCAGCACCTGGTCCAGTCCNNNNNNNNNNNNNNNNNNNNNNNNNNNNNNNNNNNNNNNNNNNNNNNNNNNNNNNNNNNNNNNNNNNNNNNNNNNNNNNNNNNNNNNNNNNNNNNNNNNNNNNNNNNNNNNNNNNNNNNNNNNNNNNNNNNNNNNNNNNNNNNNNNNNNNNNNNNNNNNNNNNNNNNNNNNNNNNNNNNNNNNNNNNNNNNNNNNNNNNNTGGGGGGCACCCCGAAAGCACCGGGGAGGGCGTGGAACCACCAAGAGCCCCCGAAATTGCCCCAAAACTGCCCTTGAAATGGCCTGGGGCACCCCAAAACAGCACCGGGGCACCCCAAAACACCCCGAATTGTCCCCAGGCACTCCAAAACCAGCCCAGGGAATCTCTGAGGAGCTCTTGAAACCACCGAAAAGACCCCAAAATCCTTTAGGGGAGCCCTGAACCggccccagagcccccccaaaaTGGCTGAGAGCCCCCCCAAAAcatcccgcccccccccccccaaatcaccTCATCGGTGTCAATCAGGTTCTTCAGGGCCGTCAGGATGTCAGGGCAGCAGCGaccgcagcagctcctggggggggcgaagggggaaggggaaaaagggggtttggggggggccCCCAACACCAACGAGGGGCCCTGAAACCACCACagggcaccccaaaacccccccgGCCCGAAAGGGATCTTCCCGGGTCCCGAACGGCCCGTTTGGGCCTTAAAAATCGCCATTTCGAGGCGCCTTCTTGGGGGTTCGGTCCGCGGGGGGCCGCGAAAACCGCCGTTCCGGGGTGCGAAACCCCCGCTCCGGGGAAGCCCCAAAACCGCTGCCTCTTAGAAGGCGTTTGGGGCAGGAAAGGGTCGTTTCAGACAAGCGCAAAAACCGCCACTTTGGGGAGCTCGAAAAGCGCTCGTTTTTTTGGAGGGCCCCCAAACCCACCCTCTCAGGGCTCCCCAAAACGGCTGTTTCGGGGGGGCCCCACACCCATTTTGGGGCTGAAACCCACCGCTTCGGGAAGCCCCAAACCCACCGTTTTGGGGTGAAcaacccccccagccctggggctccCCGAAACCCTCCTTTTGGGGGCTGAAAACCATCCCTTTTCGGGGGAACCCCGAAACCGACGCTTGTCGGGAGGGACTTGAAACCGCCGTTTTAGGGGtgagaagggggggggaaaccGCCCCGCGCCCCCACTCACTCACCGTGTGGGTGTCCCCCAACATGGCCGCCAGCCCCCCCAGCGCCCGCAGGCTGCAGGCcacggggccggggggcccccCGGGAGCGAGGGCCCCCCGGCAGAGGGCGGCCAGGGCGGGGGCCGTGGGGGGCCAGCGCTTGGGGGGCCACCTCCAGCGCCGCGCTCAAGCACcagcagggctgcctgggggGGGCAAAACGGGGTGTGGGGAGCCTCGAAACCGCCCCTCGGGGGGCTTGAAACCGCCGTTAGttgcccccctccctccaaacCGCCTCCCTCCTGCGAGGGAGGTACTTtgggggggtgcggggagcCTCGAAACCGCCCTTACCTCCTGGcggggggtctgggggtcccGTGCCGCCGCCTGCACCCACGCGCCGAGGGGTCCCCAGGCGCTCAGCCCCCCCCGGCGCAGCACCAGGGCCGCCAGCTGGGCCAGGGCCACCGTCACCGCGCGCctgggggggggacggggacaggggacaggTCAGGGAGAGCCTCGAAACCACCgagggctgcgggggggggggcggcctCGAAACCACCGCTATGGGGTGAGGGGGACCCCGAAACCGCCGCCGGCGCCACTCACTCCGTCTCCCGCTCCAGGGCCTCGGCCAGCAGCGCCGGGAGCCTGCGGGGGGGCGTGGCAGAGGTTAGCCCCGCCCCTTCCAGCGTAGCCACGCCT
The sequence above is a segment of the Gavia stellata isolate bGavSte3 unplaced genomic scaffold, bGavSte3.hap2 HAP2_SCAFFOLD_278, whole genome shotgun sequence genome. Coding sequences within it:
- the NOP10 gene encoding H/ACA ribonucleoprotein complex subunit 3 — protein: MFLQCYNDERGERVYTLKKVSPAGQPTRSAHPARFSPDDKFSRHRLALKRRFGVLPTQRARPLL